One genomic window of Saccopteryx bilineata isolate mSacBil1 chromosome 4, mSacBil1_pri_phased_curated, whole genome shotgun sequence includes the following:
- the ZFHX2 gene encoding zinc finger homeobox protein 2 — MATLSSSSAAGTTPPPGHNASSPPPDTSSCHNPPDPVTKESPAAPSTSETMRPSEPGGQPLESGCGLVPPKETGGPQEEPRCGGGFPPKDLEVEEDKAQEEGGGGLPPVDLSNHLFFTAGGEACLVAKLPLPGGSKLLLPKGFPWGEAGIKEELGLPHPPPAHLTVLHIQHGFDPIQGFSSSDQILSHDTSAPPPAACEERDGAFWSYQLAPVPPGDPKDGPTGSSEGNPRALFWLCLLCRLGFSRPQAFMGHMRFHAVKLTPAQHQGLLGNPAVLQEGDESCIALLSFLEPKPPACPTSEIPLDNSSSVNLEANAAQTHDSPPEAETQALVLPREVMDFSPPSPSTTPATWDPNPIQAKELPTKAGEAGPDWFPDGQEEEGGLCPPLNQSSPTSKEGGTLPVPVGSLEDPSDPPQPYRLADDYTPAPAAFQGLSMSSHMSLLHSRNSCKTLKCPKCNWHYKYQQTLDVHMREKHPESNSHCSYCSAGGAHPRLARGESYNCGYKPYRCDICNYSTTTKGNLSIHMQSDKHLANLQGFQAGPGGQGSPPEPSLPPSAGDKEPKTKSSWQCKVCSYETNISRNLRIHMTSEKHMQNVLMLHQGLPLGLPPGLLGPGPPPPAGAAPATPPELFQYFGPQALGQPQAPLSGPGLRPDKPLEAQLLLNGFHHLGAPARKFPTPAPGSLSPDTHLPQSQLLGSLSDGLPTSPPPDDSPSLKVFRCLVCQAFSTDNLELLLYHCSMGRSLPEAEWKEVAGDTHRCKLCCYGTQLKANFQLHLKTDKHAQKYQLAAHLREGGGAIGTPAPMPMGDGTPYGSVSPLHLRCNICDFESNSKEKMQLHARGAAHEENSQVYKFLLEMEGAAAGAELGLFRCLLCAWETPSRLAVLQHLRAPAHRDAQAQRRLQLLQSGPAAEEGLSALQSILSFSHGQLRMPGKTSVTPFAEPPTSEKDAQNKTEQSASEEAENKTGPPGDGANQTTVYCCPYCSFLSPESNQVRVHALSQHAVQPKYRCPLCQEQLVGRPALHFHLSHLHNVVPECVEKLLLVATTVEMTFMTKVLPGPSLSPLGDSPELLAPGPEPTPKRDQVAGPHLTPEASPDPLPEPTLPSAEALDKPTGSPDQPPSPAPSPASRCEAQAEEMAPPPSMAEEEEGTAGEPRPAEPAPADSRHPLTYRKTTNFALDKFLDPARPYKCTVCKESFTQKNILLVHYNSVSHLHKMKKAAIDPSGPARGEAGTVPATTAATDKPFKCTVCRVSYNQSSTLEIHMRSVLHQTRSRGAKTDAKAEGPERGQEEPKEGETEGEAGTEKKCPDSSGFISGLPFLSPPPPPLDLHRFSAPLFTPPVLPPFPLVPESLLKLQQQQLLLPFYLHDFKVGPKLALAGPAPLLSLPAATPPPPPPPPKAELAEQEWERPLMAEEGTEAGPASPPQPTPNEAARTAAKALLENFGFELVIQYNEGKQAVPLPPTPPPPEALGGGDKLVCGACGKLFSNMLILKTHEEHVHRRFLPFEALSRYAAQFRKSYDSLYPPPAEPPKPPDGSLDSPAPQVGPPFLVPEPETGGTHPPEERSQAGRRWPSEEEENSRGNVPPLVPAGRRFSRTKFTEFQTQALQSFFETSAYPKDGEVERLASLLGLASRVVVVWFQNARQKARKNASDGGSAPTTGGTGGVSGCRRCHTTFSCVFELVRHLKKCYDDKPLEEAEAERGEEEEEVEEEDAEEEQGLESPAGPEGPSPEPLEREELSQVEATRPEGREPERRAPPSPSPVHTCDQCAMSFPSQDLLTSHRRLHFLPSVQPSVAPHLVDLPLLVFGERNPLGAGTPPVPGPPLKRKHEDGSLSPTGSEAGGGGEGEPPRDKRLRTTILPEQLEILYRWYMQDSNPTRKMLDCISEEVGLKKRVVQVWFQNTRARERKGQFRSTPGGVPNLAAKPPVTPTPAPFPKFNLLLGKVDDGTGREAPKREIPAFPYPTVTPPVGPLPFLPPGKEVTTTAEPPLPLPPAPPPSEDEGPEEPPKASPESEACSPSAGDLSDSSASSLVEPESPGAGGTSGGQGGGAGVPDGMGQRRYRTQMSSLQLKIMKACYEAYRTPTMQECEVLGEEIGLPKRVIQVWFQNARAKEKKAKLQGAAVGGTGGSSEGPLGPQRTDCPYCDVKYDFYVSCRGHLFSRQHLAKLKEAVRAQLKSESKCYDLAPAPEASPAPKAPPASTPASMPLGAAPALPRLAPVLLSGPALAQPPLGSLASFNSGPAASSGLLGLATSVLPATTVVQTAGPGCPLPHRPVPDQTNTSTAGTSDAAPGLPAEASGDKVSGERKPTTAPTNSSTDALKNLKALKATVPALLGGQFLPFPLPPTGGSTSPAVFGPQLQGAYFQQLYGMKKGLFPMNPVIPQTLIGLLPNALLQPPPQPPEPTTTAPPKPPELPTPGEGEAGEADELLTGSTGISTVDVTHRYLCRQCKMAFDGEAPASAHQRSFCFFGRSSGGSVPPPLRVPICTYHCLACEVLLSGREALASHLRSSAHRRKAAPPPGGQPITDATTATKAVAFAKEEARLPHTDSNPKTTTTSTLLAL, encoded by the exons ATGGCCACCCTTAGCTCATCCTCTGCTGCTggcaccaccccaccccctgggCACAATGCCTCGTCCCCGCCTCCGGACACCTCCTCCTGCCACAATCCCCCTGATCCTGTCACCAAAGAGTCCCCTGCTGCCCCTTCCACCTCTGAGACCATGAGGCCCTCGGAGCCAGGCGGACAGCCTCTAGAGTCAGGCTGTGGCCTTGTCCCACCAAAGGAGACTGGGGGGCCCCAAGAAGAGCCTCGCTGCGGTGGTGGCTTCCCACCAAAGGACCTGGAGGTGGAAGAGGACAAAgcgcaggaggagggagggggagggctccCTCCTGTGGACCTGAGCAACCATTTATTCTTCACAGCTGGCGGTGAGGCCTGCCTAGTGGCCAAGCTGCCCCTGCCAGGTGGCAGTAAACTGTTGTTACCAAAGGGCTTTCCCTGGGGGGAGGCAGGCATCAAGGAAGAGCTCGGCCTACCCCACCCGCCCCCCGCACACCTCACTGTCCTTCACATCCAACATGGCTTTGACCCAATCCAAGGCTTTAGCTCTTCTGACCAAATTCTGTCCCATGATACCTCAGCGCCACCTCCGGCTGCCTGCGAGGAAAGGGATGGAGCCTTCTGGAGCTACCAGCTGGCTCCAGTCCCACCCGGAGATCCCAAAGATGGCCCCACTGGGAGCAGCGAGGGAAACCCCAGGGCACTGTTCTGGCTCTGCCTCCTGTGCCGCCTGGGTTTCAGCCGACCCCAGGCCTTTATGGGTCACATGCGGTTTCATGCAGTGAAGCTAACCCCTGCTCAACACCAGGGCCTGCTGGGCAACCCAGCTGTGCTCCAGGAGGGGGATGAGAGCTGCATCGCTCTCCTAAGCTTTTTGGAACCAAAACCGCCTGCTTGCCCCACTTCAGAAATACCCCTTGACAACAGCAGCAGCGTGAACCTGGAGGCGAATGCAGCCCAGACCCACGATAGCCCCCCTGAGGCAGAAACCCAGGCCCTCGTCCTGCCCAGAGAAGTCATGGACTTCAGTCCACCCTCCCCATCCACAACCCCAGCCACCTGGGACCCCAACCCAATCCAAGCCAAAGAATTGCCAACGAAAGCAGGCGAGGCAGGGCCAGATTGGTTCCCCGACGggcaagaagaggaaggaggactcTGTCCCCCACTCAACCAAAGCTCACCCACCTCCAAGGAGGGGGGCACTCTCCCCGTCCCAGTGGGCTCTCTCGAAGACCCCAGCGACCCACCGCAACCCTACCGCCTAGCCGATGACTACACCCCAGCCCCTGCCGCCTTCCAGGGCCTCAGCATGTCCAGCCACATGTCCCTGCTACACTCACGCAACTCCTGCAAGACGCTCAAGTGTCCCAAGTGCAACTGGCACTACAAGTACCAGCAGACCCTGGATGTGCACATGCGGGAGAAGCACCCTGAGAGCAACAGTCACTGTAGCTACTGCAGTGCCGGGGGGGCCCACCCCCGCCTTGCACGCGGAGAGAGCTACAACTGCGGCTACAAGCCCTACCGCTGCGACATCTGCAACTACTCCACCACCACCaagggcaacctcagcattcacaTGCAGTCTGACAAGCACCTGGCCAACCTGCAGGGCTTCCAGGCGGGGCCTGGTGGGCAGGGAAGCCCCCCAGAGCCATCTCTCCCACCCTCTGCGGGGGACAAGGAGCCTAAGACCAAATCATCTTGGCAATGCAAGGTGTGCAGCTATGAGACCAACATCTCTCGCAACCTGCGTATCCACATGACCTCCGAGAAGCACATGCAGAATGTTCTCATGCTTCACCAGGGGCTGCCGTTGGGCCTGCCACCGGGGCTGCTGGGTCCAGGCCCTCCACCCCCAGCAGGGGCTGCCCCCGCCACCCCCCCTGAACTCTTCCAGTACTTCGGGCCACAGGCCCTAGGGCAGCCCCAGGCTCCCTTGTCTGGCCCTGGGCTGAGGCCAGACAAGCCCCTAGAAGCCCAGCTGCTTCTCAACGGCTTCCACCACCTCGGAGCGCCTGCCCGCAAGTTCCCCACTCCTG CCCCAGGCAGCCTCTCCCCAGACACCCATCTGCCTCAAAGTCAGCTCCTGGGCTCCTTGTCCGATGGCCTGCCCACCTCGCCGCCCCCCGATGACAGCCCATCTCTGAAGGTGTTCCGCTGCCTCGTGTGCCAGGCATTCAGCACGGACAACCTGGAGCTGCTACTCTACCACTGCAGCATGGGCCGCAGTCTCCCAGAAGCCGAGTGGAAGGAGGTGGCCGGTGACACCCACCGCTGTAAGCTCTGCTGCTATGGCACCCAGCTCAAGGCCAACTTCCAACTCCACCTCAAGACTGACAAACATGCTCAGAAGTACCAGCTGGCAGCCCAcctgagggaggggggtggagccATAGGCACTCCCGCCCCCATGCCTATGGGAGATGGGACTCCTTATGGGTCTGTGTCCCCCTTGCACCTGCGCTGCAACATCTGTGACTTTGAGTCCAACAGCAAGGAGAAGATGCAGCTGCATGCCCGGGGTGCAGCCCACGAGGAAAACAGCCAGGTCTATAAg TTTCTGCTGGAGATGGAGGGGGCGGcggcaggggcagagctggggctgtTCCGCTGCCTGTTGTGTGCCTGGGAGACACCCTCCCGCCTGGCGGTGCTGCAGCACCTGCGAGCGCCAGCCCACCGCGATGCCCAGGCCCAGCGGCGCCTGCAGCTGCTACAGAGTGGCCCAGCAGCTGAGGAAGGGCTCTCAGCTCTTCAGAGCATCCTGAGCTTCAGCCATGGGCAGCTCCGGATGCCAG GGAAGACTTCTGTCACCCCCTTCGCTGAGCCACCCACCTCTGAGAAAGATGCCCAGAACAAGACAGAACAATCAG CTTCTGAAGAGGCAGAGAATAAGACTGGCCCTCCTGGAGATGGTGCCAATCAGACCACG GTATACTGCTGTCCATATTGCAGCTTCCTGAGCCCGGAGTCCAACCAGGTGAGGGTTCATGCACTCTCCCAGCATGCAGTGCAGCCCAAGTACAGGTGTCCGCTGTGCCAGGAGCAGCTGGTGGGCCGGCCGGCTCTGCACTTCCACCTTAGCCACCTTCACAACGTGGTGCCTGAGTGTGTTGAGAAGTTGCTGCTTGTG GCCACAACTGTCGAGATGACCTTTATGACCAAAGTACTGCCTGGGCCCTCTCTAAGCCCTCTGGGGGATAGCCCAGAGCTCCTGGCTCCTGGGCCAGAGCCTACGCCCAAAAGAGACCAAGTAGCAG GCCCTCACCTGACCCCAGAAGCCAGTCCCGATCCTCTTCCTGAGCCTACCCTTCCCTCAGCTGAGGCCCTAGACAAGCCCACAGGAAGCCCTGAccaacccccctccccagccccatctcCAGCCTCACGATGTGAAGCCCAGGCTGAAGAAATGGCTCCTCCACCCTCCATggctgaggaggaagaggggactgCTGGAGAGCCCCGCCCTGCAGAACCAGCTCCAGCTGACTCTCGCCACCCTTTGACCTATCGGAAGACCACCAACTTTGCCCTGGACAAGTTTCTCGATCCTGCCCGACCCTATAAGTGCACTGTGTGTAAGGAGTCCTTCACGCAGAAGAACATCCTCCTGGTCCATTATAACTCTGTCTCCCACCTGCACAAGATGAAGAAGGCTGCCATTGACCCCTCTGGCCCTGCCCGGGGGGAGGCTGGCACGGTGCCTGCCACCACTGCTGCCACAGACAAGCCTTTTAAGTGCACAGTCTGCCGAGTCTCCTACAACCAGAGCTCCACCCTGGAGATCCACATGCGCTCAGTTCTGCACCAGACTCGCTCACGGGGGGCCAAGACTGATGCCAAGGCTGAGGGGCCAGAGCGTGGCCAAGAGGAGCCCAAAGAAGGCGAGACCGAGGGGGAGGCAGGCACTGAGAAGAAGTGCCCCGACTCCAGTGGCTTCATATCTGGACTGcccttcctgtcccctcctccccctcccttggACCTGCACCGATTCTCAGCCCCTCTCTTCACCCCACCAgtcctgcctcccttccctttgGTACCCGAATCACTGCTTAAgctccagcagcagcagctgcttcTGCCCTTCTACCTCCATGACTTCAAGGTGGGGCCCAAGCTGGCACTGGCTGGGCCGGCACCCCTGCTTTCCCTGCCAGctgccacccctccacccccacccccacccccaaaggcTGAGCTGGCTGAGCAGGAATGGGAGCGGCCCCTCATGGCTGAAGAGGGAACTGAGGCAGGGCCAGCCTCACCCCCACAACCAACGCCCAACGAGGCAGCCCGCACTGCAGCCAAAGCCCTTCTAGAAAACTTTGGTTTTGAGCTGGTGATCCAATACAATGAAGGGAAGCAAGCTGTGCcgcttcctcccaccccacccccaccagaggctctggggggtggggacaaACTGGTCTGCGGGGCCTGTGGGAAACTCTTTTCTAATATGCTCATCCTCAAGACACACGAGGAGCATGTCCACCGCCGCTTTCTGCCCTTTGAAGCCCTGAGCCGCTATGCTGCTCAGTTTCGGAAGAGCTATGATAGTCTATACCCACCCCCTGCAGAGCCCCCTAAACCTCCTGATGGGTCTCTGGATTCACCTGCTCCCCAAGTGGGTCCACCCTTCCTGGTGCCAGAGCCTGAGACAGGGGGGACCCATCCCCCTGAGGAGCGAAGCCAGGCAGGAAGACGCTGGCCctcagaggaggaagaaaactCCAGAGGGAATGTTCCCCCGCTAGTGCCTGCAGGCCGCCGATTCTCCAGAACGAAGTTCACCGAGTTCCAGACTCAAGCCCTGCAGTCTTTCTTTGAGACCAGTGCCTACCCCAAGGACGGAGAGGTAGAGCGGCTCGCAAGTCTCTTGGGCCTGGCTAGCCGTGTGGTAGTAGTGTGGTTCCAGAATGCCCGCCAGAAAGCCCGCAAAAATGCCAGCGATGGGGGCTCTGCACCAACCACAGGAGGCACTGGGGGAGTCTCTGGCTGCAGACGCTGCCACACCACCTTCTCCTGCGTTTTTGAGTTGGTGCGACACCTTAAGAAATGCTATGATGACAAACCCCtggaagaggcagaggcagagagaggggaagaagaggaagaggtagaGGAGGAAGACGCAGAGGAGGAACAGGGCCTGGAATCCCCAGCAGGGCCTGAAGGCCCATCACCAGAACCTCTAGAAAGGGAAGAGCTGAGCCAAGTAGAAGCAACAAGGCCCGAAGGCAGAGAGCCCGAGAGGAGGGCTCCTCCCTCGCCTTCCCCAGTCCACACCTGTGACCAGTGCGCCATGTCTTTCCCCAGCCAGGACCTCTTGACCAGTCACCGCCGGCTACATTTCCTGCCATCTGTGCAGCCCAGTGTTGCCCCCCATCTTGTAGATCTGCCCTTGCTGGTGTTTGGGGAGCGAAACCCCCTGGGGGCAGGGACTCCACCAGTGCCAGGGCCACCTCTGAAACGGAAGCATGAGGAcggcagcctgtctcccacaggcagtgaagcagggggtgggggggagggtgagcCCCCCAGGGACAAGCGCCTGCGCACCACCATTCTGCCCGAGCAGCTGGAGATCCTATACCGCTGGTACATGCAGGACTCCAACCCAACACGGAAGATGCTGGACTGCATCTCCGAGGAGGTGGGGCTCAAAAAGCGAGTGGTACAGGTCTGGTTCCAGAATACCAGGGCCCGAGAGAGGAAAGGCCAGTTCCGAAGcactcctggaggagtgcccaaCCTGGCAGCCAAGCCCCCTGTCACACCCACCCCAGCACCCTTTCCCAAGTTCAACCTCTTGTTGGGCAAGGTGGATGACGGGACTGGGAGGGAGGCCCCAAAAAGAGAAATACCTGCTTTCCCCTACCCCACAGTCACCCCTCCTGTGGGGCCCCTGCCTTTCCTGCCTCCTGGGAAAGAGGTCACCACCACAGCAGAGCCACCTCTACCTCTCCCACCCGCTCCTCCCCCCAGTGAAGATGAGGGCCCAGAGGAACCTCCAAAAGCTTCTCCAGAGAGTGAGGCTTGCAGTCCATCAGCAGGGGATCTAAGCGATTCATCTGCTTCCAGCCTGGTCGAACCAGAGTCCCCTGGGGCTGGAGGGACCAGTGGGGGACaaggaggtggggctggggttCCAGATGGAATGGGGCAGCGGCGCTACAGGACCCAGATGAGCAGCCTGCAGCTGAAGATCATGAAAGCCTGCTATGAAGCCTACCGCACCCCCACCATGCAGGAGTGTGAGGTGCTGGGGGAGGAGATAGGGCTGCCCAAGAGAGTCATCCAGGTCTGGTTCCAGAATGCGCGTGCCAAGGAAAAGAAAGCCAAATTGCAGGGGGCAGCAGTTGGCGGGACTGGGGGCAGCAGTGAGGGCCCTTTGGGGCCCCAGCGTACCGACTGCCCCTACTGTGACGTCAAGTACGATTTCTATGTCTCCTGCCGAGGCCACCTCTTTTCTCGCCAGCACCTGGCCAAGCTCAAGGAGGCGGTCCGAGCCCAGCTGAAAAGTGAAAGCAAGTGCTACGACTTGGCCCCAGCACCTGAGGCATCCCCGGCTCCAAAGGCCCCACCTGCCTCCACACCGGCCTCTATGCCCCTTGGGGCTGCCCCAGCCCTGCCGCGTCTGGCCCCGGTTCTCTTGTCTGGCCCAGCTCTGGCCCAGCCTCCACTGGGCAGCTTAGCTTCTTTCAATTCAG GCCCTGCAGCCTCCTCCGGCCTCCTTGGCCTCGCCACTTCGGTCCTGCCTGCTACCACAGTGGTCCAGACTGCTGGCCCAGGCTGCCCCTTACCTCACAGACCTGTGCCCGACCAAACAAACACCTCCACAGCAGGCACCTCTGATGCTGCCCCAGGCCTGCCTGCCGAGGCCTCTGGGGACAAGGTCTCTGGTGAGCGAAAGCCAACTACAGCCCCCACCAATTCCTCTACTGATGCCCTCAAGAACCTCAAAGCATTGAAGGCCACTGTCCCAGCCCTATTAGGGGGCCAATTCCTGCCCTTCCCATTGCCCCCAACAGGAGGGTCCACATCGCCAGCTGTCTTTGGTCCCCAGTTACAAGGGGCCTACTTCCAACAGCTTTATGGCATGAAGAAGGGGCTATTTCCCATGAACCCCGTGATACCTCAGACCCTCATTGGACTGCTCCCCAATGCCCTTCTCCAGCCACCGCCCCAGCCCCCCGAGCCCACAACCACAGCACCTCCAAAGCCTCCTGAACTGCCCAcgccaggggagggggaggccggGGAAGCTGACGAGCTCCTGACAGGCAGCACTGGCATCTCCACTGTGGATGTGACCCACCGCTACCTGTGCCGCCAGTGCAAGATGGCATTTGACGGGGAGGCCCCAGCCAGTGCTCATCAGAGATCCTTCTGCTTCTTTGGGCGGAGCTCCGGGGGTTCTGTGCCCCCCCCACTGCGGGTGCCCATCTGCACCTACCACTGCCTGGCATGTGAGGTGCTGCTGAGTGGGCGTGAAGCCTTGGCCTCCCACCTGCGCTCCTCGGCCCACAGGCGCAAGGCGGCCCCACCTCCTGGGGGTCAACCCATCACCGACGCCACCACTGCCACGAAGGCTGTGGCTTTTGCCAAAGAGGAAGCAAGATTACCTCACACGGATTCCAACCCAAAAACTACTACTACCTCTACACTTCTAGCTTTATAA